Proteins co-encoded in one Sandaracinaceae bacterium genomic window:
- a CDS encoding tetratricopeptide repeat protein: protein MTHMNAGVAAARTGRYADAKESLERAIALDATNDQAFFNLAIVHMEMSEWEVAEEHLSRAISVNPAPAGYHEKLGTVRMQLEAWDRAKEAFEAAIAADANLFKAYFKLAQCLERLDDPHGALVNYTQSAQRGPRFIEAYIALGRLYADQGFPELAIRVLRSGLDVAIPRTDEQAQLYHILGTIQQEQGNHAAAVESYRAALDILPGMPDALFSIGWTYALMDNREEAIRYLELYVAGAGPNAPEHYVRAAQTKLTQLQL, encoded by the coding sequence ATGACTCACATGAACGCGGGTGTCGCGGCAGCGCGCACGGGTCGCTACGCCGACGCGAAGGAGTCGCTCGAACGAGCGATCGCGCTCGACGCCACCAACGATCAAGCCTTCTTCAACCTCGCGATCGTTCACATGGAGATGAGTGAGTGGGAGGTCGCCGAAGAGCACCTCAGCCGCGCCATTTCGGTGAACCCCGCGCCAGCCGGCTACCACGAGAAGCTCGGCACCGTGCGCATGCAGCTCGAGGCGTGGGACCGCGCGAAGGAGGCCTTCGAGGCTGCCATCGCCGCCGACGCAAACCTGTTCAAGGCCTATTTCAAGCTCGCCCAGTGCCTCGAGCGGCTCGATGATCCGCACGGTGCCCTCGTGAACTACACACAGTCCGCGCAGCGTGGCCCGCGCTTCATCGAGGCGTACATCGCGCTCGGTCGGCTCTACGCCGATCAAGGCTTCCCGGAGCTCGCCATCCGCGTGCTGCGCAGCGGCCTCGACGTGGCCATCCCGCGCACGGACGAGCAGGCTCAGCTCTACCACATCCTCGGCACCATCCAGCAGGAGCAGGGCAACCACGCGGCGGCCGTGGAGTCGTACCGCGCTGCGCTCGACATCCTGCCGGGCATGCCGGACGCGCTGTTCTCCATCGGCTGGACCTACGCGCTGATGGACAACCGCGAAGAGGCCATTCGTTACCTCGAACTCTATGTCGCCGGCGCCGGCCCCAACGCCCCCGAGCACTACGTCCGCGCCGCGCAGACCAAGCTGACTCAGCTTCAACTGTAA
- a CDS encoding tetratricopeptide repeat protein, whose protein sequence is MKTLRHINTGLVLIGLAAAGSGCGGGGSGGEGTSGGETAVTETGTEVTSASGEAVSVEAHNRWTGANELFNQYETQGWNESRCEEVIEAYERTISAQRSLAEAHYMAGLTASRCGDTSEAREHYERALSVTATMCKPRVALGLMSLEAGNVAEARTAFARAIEENPATCSSGYTNLAILQRREAAGQAGEARTATETEALNNLRRALAIDSDDMAAYNQMALLYYTRGLRNNPAAHDLAEIVCRQAQLLSDTYAPIYNTWGLIKVARGDVNGALRFFARAITLDSALYEAQMNFGQITFSFRGYADARGAFSRALELRPNSYDAALGLGAALRGLNEVEQSEAQYNRAIQLDGDRPEAYYNLGILYHEYRGGTIPELERAKQYYQQFVTKAGRAPRYAETVTQVSARCAEEAAAGRGSSSARRRRRAATCAPGRIQQIEQIIAAVREGEAMQREVEEIEAERRRQEGAAAPEGE, encoded by the coding sequence ATGAAGACCCTTCGACACATCAACACGGGCCTGGTGCTCATCGGTCTGGCCGCCGCGGGTTCGGGCTGCGGTGGCGGCGGCAGCGGCGGCGAAGGCACCTCGGGCGGCGAGACCGCTGTCACCGAGACGGGCACCGAGGTCACCAGCGCCTCGGGCGAGGCGGTCTCCGTCGAAGCTCACAACCGGTGGACCGGCGCCAACGAGCTGTTCAATCAGTACGAGACGCAGGGCTGGAACGAGAGCCGCTGCGAGGAGGTCATCGAGGCCTACGAGCGCACCATCAGCGCGCAGCGCTCGCTGGCCGAAGCGCACTACATGGCGGGCCTCACGGCGTCGCGTTGTGGCGACACCTCCGAGGCACGCGAGCACTACGAGCGCGCCCTGTCGGTGACGGCCACCATGTGCAAGCCGCGCGTGGCCCTGGGCCTCATGTCGCTCGAGGCGGGCAACGTGGCCGAGGCGCGCACCGCCTTCGCGCGCGCCATCGAAGAGAACCCGGCTACCTGCTCTTCGGGCTACACCAACCTCGCCATCCTGCAGCGCCGCGAGGCGGCCGGGCAGGCGGGTGAGGCGCGGACGGCCACCGAGACCGAGGCGCTCAACAACCTCCGTCGCGCGCTGGCCATCGACTCCGACGACATGGCCGCCTACAACCAGATGGCGCTGCTGTACTACACGCGCGGACTCCGCAACAACCCCGCGGCTCACGACCTCGCCGAGATCGTCTGCCGTCAGGCCCAGCTGCTGAGCGACACCTACGCGCCCATCTACAACACGTGGGGCCTCATCAAGGTCGCTCGTGGCGACGTCAACGGGGCACTTCGCTTCTTCGCGCGTGCCATCACTCTCGACAGCGCGCTCTACGAGGCGCAGATGAACTTCGGCCAGATCACCTTCTCGTTCCGTGGCTATGCCGACGCGCGGGGGGCCTTCTCCCGCGCCCTCGAGCTGCGGCCCAACAGCTACGACGCCGCGCTCGGCCTCGGCGCCGCGCTCCGTGGTCTGAACGAGGTGGAGCAGTCCGAGGCTCAGTACAACCGGGCCATCCAGCTCGATGGCGATCGCCCGGAGGCCTACTACAACTTGGGCATCCTCTATCACGAGTACCGCGGCGGCACGATCCCCGAGCTGGAGCGCGCCAAGCAGTACTACCAGCAGTTCGTCACCAAGGCGGGTCGCGCGCCGCGCTACGCCGAGACCGTCACGCAGGTGTCGGCTCGCTGCGCCGAAGAAGCGGCTGCCGGCCGCGGGTCCAGCAGCGCACGCCGTCGTCGCCGCGCCGCCACCTGCGCACCGGGCCGCATCCAGCAGATCGAGCAGATCATCGCCGCGGTCCGCGAGGGCGAGGCCATGCAGCGCGAGGTCGAGGAGATCGAGGCGGAGCGTCGTCGGCAAGAGGGCGCGGCCGCTCCCGAAGGGGAGTGA
- a CDS encoding TonB family protein, with the protein MAHNIPISFKIYSGDQLVRTESLTQDIIKVGKLQSSHLRIDDDNVSRMHAVIEVTSPTEVFIIDLGSASGTIVNGKKVNKAQLNSGDELTLGGSRVVVEIGAAVAAEAPAPAAPPPRAPAPPPVKAAAPAAPAPVAAAPAAPPAPKPAAPAAPVAAAPPPPKPAAPAANPFAAAATANPFGAAKKPLPNPFAPPPASSASSRSLEGVDLSTIDPEKLTYGVVASGPPVDPNEVETSAQALEVMVMWGKSVMHVDHLSPARSFYLGEPEGKEEVDYLISPDIIGVQRMPMVVVSGSSIAMVFPQGAVGEVTIGDQSTAIESINLGACPEVPNAQQYLIPEGAMVRVTWKGFTFMVRSVKAGKKVAVGFSLDWVPLAYIAGVMLFVGALLTAMYFSPPPVAGLNNDIIDPNSRLAQFIIEPPETEEPPEEEEAPSEDSGGTGTAHDGESGAMGDEQAERTDNHYSIQGDANPEDQQMARQEAREQAATAGVVGALAALSGSFMSPTSPYGGDQAIGAGEMSALGALTGSQAGSNFGMGGLGLTGTGRGGGGFGQGTIGMGTIGTIGHGSGRGTGSGIGDGGGLGDRQASRPQIRPGTAAIRGSLSADVIRRVVRRHLGEVRFCYEQALNSQPDLRGTVSVRWIISPTGSVTTSTVSGSTLGSSRVESCVASAVRRWTFPAPDGGGLVSVTYPFTLESN; encoded by the coding sequence GTGGCACACAACATCCCGATCTCGTTCAAGATCTACTCTGGCGACCAACTGGTCCGCACGGAGTCCCTCACGCAAGACATCATCAAGGTGGGCAAGCTGCAGTCCTCGCACTTGCGCATCGACGACGACAACGTCTCGCGCATGCACGCGGTGATCGAGGTCACCAGCCCGACGGAGGTGTTCATCATCGACCTCGGGTCCGCGTCTGGGACCATCGTGAACGGCAAGAAGGTGAACAAGGCGCAGCTCAACTCGGGTGACGAGCTCACCTTGGGTGGCAGCCGCGTGGTGGTGGAGATCGGCGCCGCCGTGGCAGCCGAGGCCCCCGCGCCCGCCGCGCCTCCGCCCCGTGCTCCTGCGCCGCCGCCCGTCAAGGCCGCCGCTCCGGCTGCGCCTGCGCCAGTGGCCGCTGCGCCCGCCGCGCCGCCCGCGCCCAAGCCAGCGGCTCCGGCGGCCCCCGTCGCGGCGGCGCCCCCGCCGCCCAAGCCGGCCGCGCCGGCCGCCAATCCGTTCGCGGCGGCCGCCACGGCCAACCCGTTCGGCGCCGCCAAGAAGCCGCTGCCAAACCCCTTCGCGCCGCCGCCTGCGTCCAGCGCCAGCAGCCGCTCGCTCGAGGGTGTGGACCTCAGCACCATCGACCCCGAGAAGCTGACCTACGGCGTCGTGGCCAGTGGCCCGCCCGTGGACCCCAACGAGGTCGAGACCTCCGCCCAGGCCCTCGAGGTCATGGTCATGTGGGGCAAGTCGGTCATGCACGTGGACCACTTGAGCCCAGCTCGGTCCTTCTACCTGGGTGAGCCCGAGGGCAAGGAAGAGGTGGATTACCTCATCTCGCCGGACATCATCGGGGTGCAGCGCATGCCCATGGTGGTGGTGTCGGGGAGCTCGATCGCCATGGTGTTCCCGCAGGGAGCCGTGGGCGAGGTCACCATTGGCGACCAGTCCACCGCCATCGAGAGCATCAACCTCGGGGCTTGCCCCGAGGTGCCCAACGCCCAGCAGTACCTCATCCCCGAAGGCGCGATGGTTCGCGTCACGTGGAAGGGCTTCACCTTCATGGTTCGGTCCGTCAAGGCCGGCAAGAAGGTGGCCGTTGGGTTCTCGCTCGACTGGGTGCCGCTGGCATACATCGCCGGCGTCATGCTGTTCGTGGGCGCTCTGCTCACCGCCATGTACTTCTCGCCGCCCCCTGTGGCCGGCCTGAACAACGACATCATCGACCCGAACAGCCGCCTCGCGCAGTTCATCATCGAGCCGCCCGAGACCGAGGAGCCGCCCGAAGAGGAAGAGGCTCCCAGCGAGGATTCGGGCGGAACCGGCACGGCGCACGACGGCGAGAGCGGCGCCATGGGCGACGAGCAGGCCGAGCGCACCGACAACCACTACTCCATCCAGGGTGATGCCAACCCGGAAGACCAGCAGATGGCGCGCCAGGAGGCCCGCGAGCAGGCGGCCACCGCCGGTGTCGTCGGTGCTCTGGCGGCGTTGTCCGGCTCGTTCATGTCGCCCACGTCACCGTACGGCGGCGACCAGGCCATCGGTGCGGGCGAAATGAGCGCTCTCGGCGCGCTGACGGGATCGCAGGCCGGTTCCAACTTCGGTATGGGCGGTCTCGGTCTGACGGGCACCGGTCGTGGTGGCGGCGGCTTCGGCCAGGGCACCATCGGCATGGGCACCATCGGCACCATCGGTCATGGCAGCGGACGTGGCACGGGCAGCGGCATCGGTGACGGTGGTGGGCTCGGCGATCGTCAGGCGTCGCGCCCCCAGATTCGTCCCGGTACGGCGGCCATCCGTGGTTCGCTCTCGGCCGACGTCATCCGCCGCGTGGTTCGTCGCCACCTCGGCGAGGTGCGCTTCTGCTACGAGCAGGCCCTGAACTCGCAGCCCGATCTCCGCGGCACCGTTTCGGTGCGCTGGATCATCTCGCCCACCGGCTCGGTCACCACCTCCACGGTCTCCGGCTCCACCCTCGGCAGCTCGCGCGTCGAGAGCTGCGTGGCCAGCGCGGTGCGTCGCTGGACCTTCCCGGCGCCCGACGGCGGCGGCCTGGTCTCCGTGACCTACCCGTTCACGCTCGAGTCCAACTGA
- a CDS encoding YraN family protein — protein sequence MTIARQEMARRAEQHVARHLEGQGFRIVGMNVRAGRLELDVVAERAGLLVVCEVRARTSDRFGSPGETISHVKIARVREATRAWMRKEGRSGQAVRLDAAALTFDGPGGAPRMEYYEAAL from the coding sequence ATGACGATTGCACGACAGGAGATGGCGCGGCGCGCAGAGCAGCACGTCGCACGGCACTTGGAGGGTCAGGGCTTCCGCATCGTGGGGATGAACGTGCGGGCAGGGCGCCTGGAGCTCGATGTGGTGGCGGAGCGAGCTGGCCTGCTGGTGGTCTGCGAGGTGCGCGCCCGCACGAGCGATCGCTTTGGTTCGCCGGGCGAGACGATCTCGCACGTCAAGATCGCCCGCGTGCGCGAGGCGACGCGCGCGTGGATGCGCAAGGAAGGGCGCTCCGGACAGGCGGTGCGGCTCGATGCTGCCGCGCTCACGTTCGACGGCCCAGGCGGCGCGCCGCGCATGGAGTACTACGAGGCCGCGCTCTGA
- a CDS encoding tetratricopeptide repeat protein: MKKNQLSLIGVLLAVAAPFGVAAFAPFTASAQTGGVCIPANVREEVEACQEGLERRDVRAGTRAPSGVGPDQRTSEAQTTGEYTIDRSAEARGAQIQARQRALVEQEVTLLRRLIRNTRQTDPRRPEILLRLASTLFEFQAALNADVQSFNDPIYQHCTQTPNRQQCTTQRQGQQAARDRLSEAQRDTIRAYYQLMTEHADYPRMDEVLFSLAFGLSEIREHDQAREVYLKLIQDYPTSRFVPHAYLSFGEYYFDEGDMEAALRFYSKVVEYPPENNSVYGYALYKTAWAQYNNENFQGSLRAFVQVIEFATQNESATDGGNLARKARLELIMPYARTGSPNAALRFFQRYATDEEEALRMLESLGEQYYDTGHWDETIAVYHQLMAERPNSDHLCKWQSKVTNATISKNSDRTAHVRELSRLRDIQARFVADTAHPEAARNECKAETATVLLWQAVGLHREAVGADDEHPGTNNVETMRAAAALYQLILDGYPDLDTLQFADIDERDRPTRYRISYYAAELLWKMQDWERCGPAFDQVVTLDPRGEYTADAAYAAVLCYNNLYQAQYQGREGEVRAAAPEGSPEAAAAYAPRELTQLEAGMVRAFNRYLCFVTEADEVVMVKYRRARIYYEANHYQEAAVAFRDIAMNHPTAEQAEFAANLYLDSLNVLGTQIGTGNSACLTEMEGAIDPLARLYCGTNAAEHEDLCPVLETIRCQLRRKQAELFERNHQYREAAGIYRDIYVQFENCGDKDQLLWNAALNLEAANLVGLAIQARQNLIRLHPDSPLASKSVYLIGANYQSLAFYERAAEFYERFAREYPRMDGTTCTDQERADNLCPSAPDALRNATLFRMGLGDTEQALANAELFSTNYGRTRPRETAQVHFSIGSIYERTEQRDHTIRYYRHFLRDFARTASPHQIIQANTAIGRAMWQQEDQGGAASSFRAAAQAWQRGAAQRILAIEDVSQEERVLWVRQAVDATAEALFYLAEYKFQEAQAIRFPEYRGGRSLARVTAWSTGEFTQWYQRKAAAILAAITEYNKIATVTVTIEGQGAIDSPPWQIAAASRIGEMFDRFVQNFREAPIPAEIEADEELYGIYTEALDGASEPYLREAIDKYRFCLTTATNVRWFNQWSRACEANLNRLNPREYPMSSELRGPPDYIVEPASRPGMEELGSGDGEDTAGSDAATTTTAPTGDQS; encoded by the coding sequence ATGAAAAAGAACCAACTCTCTCTCATTGGTGTCCTCCTGGCAGTCGCTGCGCCCTTCGGGGTTGCGGCGTTCGCGCCGTTCACAGCCTCCGCCCAGACGGGCGGCGTCTGCATTCCGGCCAACGTCCGCGAAGAGGTCGAAGCCTGTCAGGAAGGTCTCGAGCGTCGTGACGTGCGCGCCGGTACTCGCGCGCCCAGCGGCGTCGGCCCGGACCAACGCACGTCGGAAGCGCAGACCACTGGCGAGTACACCATCGACCGTAGCGCCGAGGCACGTGGCGCGCAGATCCAGGCCCGTCAGCGCGCGCTCGTGGAGCAGGAGGTCACGCTGCTGCGTCGCCTCATCCGCAACACGCGGCAGACCGACCCGCGTCGCCCGGAGATCCTCCTGCGCCTCGCGTCCACGCTCTTCGAGTTCCAGGCCGCGCTCAATGCCGATGTGCAGTCGTTCAACGACCCCATCTATCAGCACTGCACGCAGACCCCGAACCGCCAGCAGTGCACCACGCAGCGCCAGGGTCAGCAGGCCGCACGTGACCGCCTGAGCGAGGCGCAGCGCGACACCATCCGCGCCTACTACCAGCTCATGACCGAGCACGCGGACTACCCGCGCATGGACGAAGTCCTCTTCTCGCTGGCGTTCGGCCTCAGCGAGATCCGCGAGCACGACCAAGCGCGTGAGGTGTACCTGAAGCTCATCCAGGACTACCCCACCAGCCGCTTCGTGCCGCACGCGTACCTCAGCTTCGGCGAGTACTACTTCGACGAGGGCGACATGGAGGCGGCGCTCCGCTTCTACAGCAAGGTCGTGGAGTATCCGCCCGAGAACAACTCGGTCTACGGCTACGCGCTCTACAAGACGGCGTGGGCCCAGTACAACAACGAGAACTTCCAGGGCTCGCTCCGCGCGTTCGTGCAGGTCATCGAGTTCGCCACCCAGAACGAGTCCGCCACCGACGGTGGCAACCTGGCGCGCAAGGCGCGCCTCGAGCTCATCATGCCGTACGCGCGCACCGGGTCGCCCAACGCGGCCCTGCGCTTCTTCCAGCGGTACGCCACCGATGAAGAAGAGGCGTTGCGCATGCTCGAGTCACTGGGCGAGCAGTACTACGACACCGGTCACTGGGACGAGACCATCGCGGTCTACCACCAGCTGATGGCAGAGCGCCCCAACAGCGACCATCTCTGCAAGTGGCAGTCGAAGGTCACGAACGCGACCATCTCCAAGAACTCGGACCGCACGGCGCACGTGCGCGAGCTCAGCCGCTTGCGCGACATCCAGGCGCGCTTCGTGGCGGACACGGCGCACCCCGAGGCGGCTCGAAACGAGTGCAAGGCCGAGACGGCCACCGTGCTCCTCTGGCAGGCCGTGGGTCTGCACCGCGAGGCCGTGGGCGCCGACGACGAGCACCCCGGCACCAACAACGTGGAGACCATGCGTGCCGCCGCTGCGCTGTACCAGCTCATCCTGGACGGCTACCCGGACCTCGACACGCTGCAGTTCGCCGACATCGACGAGCGCGACCGTCCCACGCGCTACCGCATCAGCTACTACGCCGCCGAGCTCCTCTGGAAGATGCAGGACTGGGAGCGCTGTGGCCCGGCCTTCGACCAGGTGGTCACGCTAGACCCGCGTGGTGAGTACACGGCCGACGCCGCGTACGCTGCCGTGCTCTGCTACAACAACTTGTACCAGGCGCAGTACCAGGGCCGCGAGGGCGAGGTCCGCGCGGCCGCTCCCGAGGGCAGCCCCGAGGCCGCCGCTGCCTACGCGCCGCGCGAGCTGACGCAGCTCGAGGCCGGCATGGTCCGCGCGTTCAACCGCTACCTCTGCTTCGTCACCGAGGCGGACGAGGTGGTGATGGTCAAGTACCGTCGCGCCCGCATCTACTACGAGGCCAACCACTACCAAGAGGCCGCCGTCGCGTTCCGCGACATCGCCATGAACCACCCCACGGCGGAGCAGGCCGAGTTCGCGGCCAACCTCTACCTGGACAGCCTCAACGTGCTCGGAACCCAGATTGGCACCGGCAACTCCGCGTGTCTCACCGAGATGGAGGGCGCCATCGACCCGCTGGCGCGCCTCTACTGCGGCACCAACGCGGCCGAGCACGAGGACCTCTGCCCCGTGCTCGAGACCATCCGCTGCCAGCTTCGTCGTAAGCAGGCCGAGCTCTTCGAGCGGAACCACCAGTACCGCGAGGCGGCTGGCATCTACCGCGACATCTACGTGCAGTTCGAGAACTGCGGCGACAAGGACCAGCTCCTCTGGAACGCGGCGCTGAACCTGGAGGCCGCCAACCTGGTCGGTCTCGCCATCCAGGCGCGTCAGAACCTCATTCGCCTCCACCCCGACAGCCCGCTAGCGTCCAAGTCGGTCTACCTGATTGGCGCCAACTACCAGTCGCTGGCGTTCTACGAGCGCGCTGCGGAGTTCTACGAGCGGTTCGCCCGTGAGTACCCGCGCATGGACGGGACCACGTGCACCGACCAGGAGCGCGCGGACAACCTCTGCCCGAGCGCGCCGGACGCACTCCGCAACGCGACCCTCTTCCGCATGGGTCTCGGCGACACGGAGCAGGCGCTGGCCAACGCCGAGCTGTTCTCCACCAACTACGGCCGCACGCGGCCGCGGGAGACGGCCCAGGTGCACTTCTCGATCGGCTCCATCTACGAGCGGACCGAGCAGCGCGACCACACCATCCGCTACTACCGTCACTTCTTGCGCGACTTCGCGCGCACCGCCTCGCCGCATCAAATCATCCAGGCCAACACGGCCATCGGCCGTGCGATGTGGCAGCAAGAGGACCAGGGGGGCGCAGCCTCCAGCTTCCGCGCGGCGGCCCAGGCGTGGCAGCGCGGCGCAGCGCAGCGCATCCTCGCCATCGAGGACGTCTCGCAGGAGGAGCGCGTGCTGTGGGTGCGGCAGGCGGTGGACGCCACGGCCGAGGCCCTGTTCTACCTCGCAGAGTACAAGTTCCAAGAGGCGCAGGCCATCCGCTTCCCCGAGTACCGCGGCGGTCGTAGCCTTGCCCGCGTCACCGCGTGGTCGACGGGCGAGTTCACGCAGTGGTACCAGCGCAAGGCCGCAGCCATCCTGGCGGCCATCACCGAGTACAACAAGATCGCCACCGTCACGGTGACCATCGAAGGGCAGGGCGCCATCGACTCGCCGCCCTGGCAGATCGCTGCGGCGTCGCGCATCGGTGAGATGTTCGACCGCTTCGTGCAGAACTTCCGCGAGGCGCCCATCCCGGCCGAGATCGAGGCCGACGAAGAGCTCTACGGCATCTACACCGAAGCGCTCGACGGGGCGTCCGAGCCCTACCTTCGCGAGGCCATCGACAAGTACCGCTTCTGTCTGACCACGGCCACCAACGTCCGCTGGTTCAATCAGTGGTCGCGTGCTTGCGAGGCCAACCTCAATCGCCTCAACCCGCGTGAGTACCCGATGTCCTCGGAGCTTCGTGGTCCGCCCGACTACATCGTGGAGCCTGCGTCGCGCCCCGGCATGGAAGAGCTGGGCTCGGGTGACGGGGAAGACACGGCCGGCAGCGACGCCGCCACGACCACCACGGCCCCCACGGGAGACCAGTCATGA